A genomic region of Bernardetia sp. ABR2-2B contains the following coding sequences:
- a CDS encoding SusD/RagB family nutrient-binding outer membrane lipoprotein — protein sequence MIKIIKKYKHTLVAASLATFMFGCNPDPDINIDPDEPSTAFPSFLLTSAQKELTDNIWDQWANGRRGMQLSQYWASNQYSDESRYAFRPGISNTLWAIYYAGVIADLNEIIRLNTENPDAYVGFGATENQIAVAKITRAYMYQIITDTWGAAPFSQAGNPDEFLYPKYDSQEEVYNGIINDLNDAVSSINTGGARVLGDVIYNGDMSKWLLFANSLKLKVGMRIADVSPSLAQQTVSSAVAAGVFQSNSDNALFSYLSAAPNNNPLNEDRKTRGDFAMSNVFVEQLLDLNDPRLALYAAPTLSSSPSDPMDVKYVGEVYGLSESDAANTADQDISQPSDLVLQPTSPGILMTYSEVQFLLAEGVERGFVSSGSAAEYYNSGISASMNYWSDGSLSDQDIAAYTAQSNVSYSALKASGQEWNEIIGKQKWVALYMQGLEAWTEYRRLDFGILQAPADGALEGDGNVPVRILYPINEQSSNGESYTAAVAAQGADALTTKLWWDTK from the coding sequence ATGATAAAAATAATAAAAAAATATAAGCATACTTTAGTAGCAGCATCTTTAGCTACTTTCATGTTTGGTTGTAATCCAGACCCAGATATAAATATTGATCCAGATGAGCCTAGTACAGCCTTTCCTTCTTTTTTGCTTACATCAGCACAAAAAGAATTGACAGATAATATTTGGGATCAGTGGGCAAACGGTAGAAGAGGAATGCAGCTTTCTCAATACTGGGCTTCTAATCAATATTCTGATGAGAGTCGTTATGCGTTCCGTCCAGGAATTAGTAATACCCTGTGGGCTATTTACTATGCAGGTGTTATAGCTGACTTGAACGAAATTATTCGTTTGAATACAGAAAACCCCGATGCGTATGTGGGATTTGGTGCAACAGAAAATCAAATTGCAGTAGCTAAGATTACACGTGCTTATATGTATCAAATAATTACTGATACATGGGGAGCAGCTCCTTTCTCTCAAGCAGGTAATCCTGATGAGTTCTTATATCCAAAATATGATTCACAAGAAGAAGTATATAACGGAATCATCAATGACTTAAATGATGCTGTTTCTTCTATTAATACAGGAGGAGCTAGAGTATTAGGTGATGTTATATATAATGGAGATATGAGCAAATGGCTTTTGTTTGCTAACTCTTTGAAGCTAAAGGTAGGAATGAGAATTGCTGATGTATCTCCATCACTTGCTCAACAAACTGTTTCTTCAGCTGTAGCTGCAGGCGTTTTTCAGAGCAATAGTGATAATGCACTATTTAGCTATCTTTCTGCTGCTCCTAATAATAATCCTTTAAATGAGGATCGTAAAACACGTGGAGACTTTGCTATGAGTAATGTCTTTGTAGAGCAGTTATTAGACTTGAACGACCCAAGACTTGCCTTGTATGCTGCGCCTACATTGTCAAGTAGCCCTAGTGACCCAATGGATGTGAAGTACGTAGGAGAGGTTTATGGACTATCAGAAAGTGATGCTGCAAATACTGCTGATCAAGATATTTCTCAACCATCTGATTTAGTATTGCAACCTACATCTCCAGGTATTTTGATGACCTATTCAGAAGTACAATTCTTGTTAGCAGAAGGTGTAGAAAGAGGATTTGTTTCTTCTGGTTCTGCAGCAGAATATTACAACTCTGGTATTAGTGCTTCTATGAACTACTGGAGTGATGGAAGCCTATCTGACCAAGATATTGCTGCTTATACAGCACAATCTAACGTTAGTTACTCTGCACTTAAAGCGAGTGGACAAGAGTGGAATGAAATCATAGGTAAACAAAAATGGGTAGCCCTTTATATGCAAGGATTAGAAGCTTGGACTGAGTACCGTCGTCTTGACTTTGGTATCCTTCAAGCACCTGCAGATGGCGCATTAGAAGGTGATGGAAATGTCCCAGTACGTATTCTATATCCTATCAATGAGCAATCTTCAAATGGAGAAAGCTATACAGCAGCTGTTGCTGCACAAGGAGCAGACGCTTTAACTACAAAATTATGGTGGGACACTAAATAA
- a CDS encoding SusC/RagA family TonB-linked outer membrane protein, which produces MLIGSAWAQRTITGTVIDAAQGGLPGATVQVKGTNTGTTTDLEGKYSIILPDGKDTLVFRFIGYEMQEVAVGTRTSIDVQLSDASELTEVVVTAFGVSREKQSLGYATQEIKGDNLVQAREMNVVNSLNGKIAGVQITGSNSIGGSSRVVIRGNSSITGENQPLFVVDGVPIDNSNFASDEGTASAGNQARGGGGIDYGNAAQDINPNDIESVNVLKGAVASALYGSRGQNGVILITTKKGTKRKGLGVTFNSGVQFQDVYILPNYQNKYGAAGLRDSDGNLVTDDNGNAILNYGLDGSWGLPLDGSITARHWDSFNPEDTENFGVGRPLVASEGNVKDFFDRGTMFSNSLSLSGGNEKATFRLSYTNVDQQGTFPGSEIKRNTLSFNGSSKLSEKLSTAIGFNYVNQRGKGRPQTGYGEGIMSMFNQWYQRQLDTDRLFNNYITSDGSQITWNRVSADDASPNYFDNFAWTVHQNYSEDQRDRVYGNAAITYQILPWLSATGRALVDTYTDRRTERTAIGSVNIPFYNEDLRTVTDNNYDFILNATHNLTEDLSLVAMVGANSRVRNYKRNFSGTQDGLNVPNYFNIGNSAGTPEVRDDGSRKIVNSLFASASFGYQSTFYLDVTGRNDWSSTLPDGNNSYFYPSVTGSFIFSEKLEADWLSFGKLRAGYGQVGNDTDPYRILTTYEVNQNFGSNGNMTVPNERNNPNLRPERTDAWEIGATVNLFKNRVGLDVTYYNSVTKDQIFGVPVSPTTGYTRTVINAGSVANRGIEAMLNLKVLNTSGFTWDATLNWARNRNEVVELAEGVTTLRLASLFSVFLEAREGESYGVFVGPTIAKHTDGSYIVGTNGRYVLEPTAGVGPSIMADWTGGINNTFSYKNFRLSVLVDGQMGGSVYSVTNMFGHYSGVLEETAEGSMREDGVVIDAVVQTGVNEDGYPISDGTANATAINAQTWGVDYFSRGRASLNVFDASYIKLREIQFGYTLPTSFVSKTPFQRASLSFVARNVAILFRNAPHIDPQDGVSAGNVQGFEGGGLPGERSWGFNLNLSF; this is translated from the coding sequence ATGCTGATCGGTTCAGCATGGGCGCAGCGAACAATTACTGGAACCGTTATAGATGCCGCACAAGGTGGTTTACCTGGAGCAACTGTACAGGTAAAAGGAACAAACACAGGTACAACAACCGACTTAGAGGGTAAATACTCTATTATTTTACCTGATGGGAAAGATACACTCGTCTTTCGTTTTATAGGTTATGAAATGCAAGAGGTAGCTGTTGGTACTCGTACTTCTATTGATGTACAACTTTCTGATGCTTCTGAACTTACAGAAGTAGTAGTTACTGCATTTGGAGTATCTAGAGAAAAACAATCTTTAGGTTATGCAACGCAAGAAATAAAAGGAGACAACTTAGTTCAAGCTAGAGAAATGAACGTAGTGAACTCTCTAAATGGTAAAATTGCTGGTGTTCAGATTACTGGCTCTAACTCTATTGGAGGCTCATCTCGTGTTGTTATTAGAGGTAATAGCTCTATTACAGGAGAAAATCAACCTCTATTTGTTGTTGATGGTGTGCCTATCGATAACTCAAACTTTGCTAGCGATGAGGGTACTGCAAGTGCAGGAAATCAAGCAAGAGGTGGTGGAGGTATTGACTATGGAAACGCAGCTCAAGATATTAACCCAAATGATATTGAATCTGTAAACGTATTGAAAGGTGCTGTTGCAAGTGCTTTATATGGTTCTCGTGGTCAAAACGGTGTTATTCTTATCACTACTAAGAAAGGAACAAAACGCAAAGGTCTTGGTGTTACTTTCAACTCTGGTGTTCAGTTTCAAGATGTATATATACTGCCTAACTATCAAAATAAATATGGTGCTGCTGGTCTAAGAGATTCAGATGGAAACCTTGTAACAGATGATAATGGTAATGCTATTCTTAATTATGGTCTTGATGGTAGCTGGGGTCTTCCTCTAGATGGTTCTATCACGGCTCGTCATTGGGATAGTTTTAACCCTGAAGACACAGAAAACTTTGGAGTAGGTCGTCCTTTAGTAGCAAGTGAAGGAAATGTAAAAGACTTCTTTGATCGTGGTACTATGTTTAGTAATAGTTTATCTCTTTCTGGTGGTAATGAAAAAGCTACTTTCAGATTATCTTACACAAATGTTGATCAACAGGGTACTTTCCCTGGTTCAGAGATTAAGCGTAATACACTTAGCTTTAACGGCTCATCAAAACTTTCTGAGAAACTTAGTACTGCAATAGGTTTTAATTATGTAAATCAGAGAGGTAAAGGTCGTCCACAAACTGGATATGGTGAGGGTATTATGTCTATGTTTAATCAGTGGTATCAACGTCAGTTAGATACAGATCGTCTTTTTAATAATTATATTACTAGTGATGGCTCTCAAATTACTTGGAACAGGGTAAGTGCAGATGATGCTTCTCCTAACTACTTTGATAATTTTGCATGGACGGTACATCAAAACTACTCAGAAGATCAAAGAGATAGAGTATATGGTAATGCAGCTATTACATATCAAATACTTCCTTGGTTAAGTGCTACGGGTCGTGCTTTGGTTGATACTTATACAGATCGTAGAACAGAAAGAACAGCTATTGGTTCTGTCAATATTCCTTTTTATAATGAAGACCTACGTACAGTAACAGATAATAACTATGACTTTATCTTGAATGCTACTCACAACCTAACAGAAGATTTAAGTTTAGTTGCTATGGTAGGTGCTAACAGTCGTGTTAGAAATTATAAACGTAATTTTTCAGGTACACAAGATGGTCTGAATGTTCCTAACTACTTTAATATTGGAAACTCTGCAGGTACTCCAGAAGTAAGAGATGATGGTAGTAGAAAAATAGTAAACTCTTTATTTGCTAGTGCTTCATTTGGCTATCAATCTACATTTTACTTAGATGTTACAGGTAGAAATGACTGGTCTTCTACACTTCCAGATGGTAATAATTCTTATTTCTATCCTTCTGTTACAGGTAGCTTTATCTTCTCTGAAAAATTAGAGGCAGATTGGCTTTCTTTTGGTAAGTTACGTGCAGGTTACGGACAGGTAGGTAATGATACAGACCCTTATCGTATTCTAACTACTTATGAAGTAAACCAAAACTTTGGCAGCAATGGTAACATGACTGTTCCTAATGAAAGAAATAATCCTAACTTGCGTCCAGAAAGAACTGATGCTTGGGAAATTGGGGCAACAGTAAATCTTTTCAAAAACAGAGTAGGTCTTGATGTAACATATTATAACTCTGTTACTAAGGATCAAATATTTGGTGTTCCTGTTTCTCCAACTACAGGTTATACAAGAACTGTTATTAATGCTGGTTCAGTAGCTAACAGAGGTATAGAAGCTATGTTGAACTTAAAAGTATTAAATACGAGTGGATTTACTTGGGACGCAACACTTAACTGGGCTAGAAACAGAAATGAAGTTGTTGAACTTGCTGAAGGAGTAACTACTCTTCGTTTGGCTTCACTATTTAGTGTATTCTTAGAGGCTCGTGAAGGAGAATCATACGGAGTATTTGTAGGTCCAACTATTGCTAAACATACTGATGGAAGCTATATTGTAGGAACAAATGGTCGTTATGTATTAGAACCAACTGCTGGTGTAGGTCCTTCAATTATGGCTGACTGGACAGGTGGTATCAACAATACTTTTTCATACAAAAACTTTAGACTTAGTGTTTTAGTTGATGGACAAATGGGCGGTAGTGTATATTCAGTTACTAACATGTTTGGTCATTATAGTGGAGTCTTGGAAGAAACTGCAGAAGGTTCTATGCGTGAAGATGGTGTAGTAATTGATGCTGTAGTACAAACAGGAGTAAACGAAGATGGTTACCCTATTTCTGATGGTACTGCAAACGCAACTGCAATAAATGCACAAACTTGGGGAGTAGATTATTTCTCTCGTGGACGTGCTTCTCTAAATGTTTTTGATGCAAGTTATATTAAACTTCGTGAAATTCAGTTTGGTTATACGCTTCCTACTTCATTTGTTAGTAAGACACCATTCCAAAGAGCGTCTTTATCATTTGTAGCTAGAAATGTAGCTATTCTATTCCGTAACGCTCCTCATATTGACCCTCAAGATGGTGTAAGTGCTGGTAATGTTCAAGGTTTTGAAGGTGGTGGATTACCAGGCGAACGTAGCTGGGGATTCAATTTGAACCTTTCTTTCTAA
- a CDS encoding phosphoglycerate kinase, whose protein sequence is MVHLDSYYFNKKRVLVRVDFNVPLKEENGKFIITDDTRLKAALPTLKKILKDGGRIILMSHLGRPKNEGEYEEEGKGENKFSLKHIVEYLKEHLNTEVEFVENITSEATFEKVKKLKRGEVILLENVRFYKAETKIDNENHTEFAKKLARYGYVYVNDAFGTAHRKHASTATVAEFFDKKNRVCGYIMHNELENAKKVLEKPERPFVAIMGGAKISDKIMIIEKLLDKVDSLIIGGGMAYTFFKAQGGKIGSSLVEEDKLELANELLRKAEEKEVKIYLPKDSLAADKFDNNATKKPVNNTEIPDGFMGLDIGKEAQKEFAKVLKDAKTILWNGPMGVFEMSNFAEGTKQVGEAVIEATKNGAYSLIGGGDSAAAINQMEAGDKVSYISTGGGALLEYLEGKELPGVTALEG, encoded by the coding sequence ATGGTTCATTTAGATAGTTATTATTTCAACAAAAAGCGTGTGTTGGTTCGTGTAGATTTTAATGTACCTTTAAAAGAGGAAAATGGGAAGTTCATAATTACAGATGATACTCGTCTGAAGGCTGCACTACCTACCCTCAAAAAAATACTCAAAGATGGTGGAAGAATTATTTTGATGTCGCATTTGGGAAGACCTAAAAATGAAGGAGAGTATGAAGAAGAAGGCAAAGGAGAAAATAAATTTTCTTTAAAGCATATCGTAGAATATTTAAAAGAACACTTGAACACAGAAGTAGAGTTTGTAGAAAATATTACAAGTGAAGCAACTTTTGAGAAAGTAAAAAAACTCAAAAGAGGCGAAGTTATTTTATTGGAAAATGTTCGTTTTTATAAAGCAGAAACCAAAATAGATAATGAAAACCATACAGAATTTGCCAAGAAACTAGCTCGTTATGGGTATGTATATGTAAATGATGCCTTCGGAACAGCTCATAGGAAACATGCCTCAACAGCAACGGTAGCAGAATTTTTTGACAAAAAAAACAGAGTTTGTGGTTATATAATGCATAATGAACTAGAAAATGCAAAAAAAGTATTAGAAAAACCAGAACGTCCTTTTGTGGCAATTATGGGAGGAGCAAAAATTTCTGATAAAATAATGATTATTGAAAAATTATTAGATAAAGTTGATTCTCTTATTATAGGTGGTGGAATGGCTTATACATTTTTTAAAGCACAAGGAGGAAAAATTGGAAGTTCTTTAGTAGAGGAAGACAAATTAGAATTAGCAAACGAACTTTTGAGAAAAGCAGAGGAAAAAGAAGTAAAAATCTACCTACCAAAAGACTCTCTTGCAGCCGATAAATTTGATAATAATGCAACTAAAAAACCTGTAAATAATACAGAAATCCCTGACGGTTTTATGGGCTTAGATATTGGAAAGGAAGCACAAAAAGAGTTTGCAAAAGTTTTGAAAGACGCAAAAACAATACTTTGGAATGGTCCTATGGGAGTTTTTGAAATGTCTAATTTTGCAGAAGGAACAAAGCAAGTAGGAGAAGCTGTAATAGAAGCAACCAAAAATGGAGCTTATTCGCTTATTGGTGGTGGTGATTCGGCAGCAGCTATTAATCAAATGGAAGCTGGAGATAAAGTATCCTATATTTCGACAGGTGGTGGTGCGCTTTTAGAGTATTTGGAAGGAAAAGAATTACCAGGAGTAACGGCTTTGGAAGGATAA
- a CDS encoding Mpo1-like protein — protein sequence MTMQQWLDKYGESHQNHTNKLIHWVCVPTIFFSVLGLLWSIPHQFLVDLFPFMGNFANFATIFCIACSIFYLRLSFPIFLGMIGIAVVYLSICNWIDTSLSVPLWAVSLTIFVVAWIGQFIGHKIEGEKPSFIDDLKFLLIGPAWLLSFVFSSLGVKY from the coding sequence ATGACGATGCAACAATGGCTTGATAAATATGGAGAAAGCCATCAAAACCATACTAATAAACTCATTCATTGGGTTTGCGTTCCTACCATTTTTTTTAGTGTTTTGGGATTGCTTTGGAGTATTCCACACCAGTTTTTAGTAGATTTATTCCCTTTTATGGGTAATTTTGCAAATTTTGCTACCATATTTTGTATTGCTTGTTCTATCTTTTATCTGCGCCTTTCTTTTCCTATTTTTCTAGGAATGATTGGAATTGCTGTTGTTTATCTTTCAATTTGTAATTGGATTGATACTAGCCTTTCTGTTCCTCTTTGGGCAGTTTCGCTTACTATTTTTGTGGTAGCTTGGATAGGGCAATTCATTGGACATAAAATTGAAGGAGAAAAACCTTCTTTTATTGATGATTTGAAGTTTCTTTTGATTGGTCCTGCATGGTTGCTTTCTTTTGTTTTTAGTAGCTTGGGAGTTAAATATTAA
- a CDS encoding 8-amino-7-oxononanoate synthase gives MKNNLENYLQKQLQNKLNKRKEENNLRSLVLPNPNNIDFFSNDYLGLARNQELQNHILEEYKVQSNRFKTSRNGSTGSRLLSGHNEYFEEVETQLAYFFCAEKALFFGSGYHANVALLSSILTRNDVILYDNLVHASLKEGYRLSQANHFSFKHNDLEDLEKKILRIQKKTHRHASQTNENQTILVVVESVYSMDGDIAPLRQLVQICEKYNANLVVDEAHSTGVFGKNGNGLVTELGLEKRVFARINTFGKGFGTQGAVILGSETLINYLINFALPFIYTTAPPLFQLVSVKKAMDFLQIYQKKINQKLHQNIELFVYQSKKVLYSDSDNSFTNSKTPIQIIPIKGNEECQKVALELQKKGFEVRAIKSPTVKKGDERLRICLHSFNTEEEIMRLLEVLRRTNGSIKQLS, from the coding sequence TTGAAAAATAATTTAGAAAACTACCTTCAAAAACAGCTTCAAAACAAACTAAATAAGCGTAAAGAAGAAAACAATTTGCGTTCATTAGTTTTACCAAACCCAAATAATATCGATTTTTTTTCGAATGATTATTTGGGTTTGGCTCGTAATCAAGAATTACAAAATCATATTTTAGAAGAATATAAAGTTCAGAGTAATCGTTTCAAAACTTCTCGCAATGGCTCAACAGGTTCTCGTCTTTTGTCTGGACATAATGAGTATTTTGAAGAAGTAGAAACTCAATTAGCTTATTTTTTTTGTGCAGAAAAAGCATTATTTTTTGGCTCTGGTTATCATGCAAATGTTGCTCTTTTATCTTCTATTTTGACACGAAATGATGTGATTTTATATGACAATTTAGTTCATGCATCTTTAAAAGAAGGTTATAGATTAAGTCAAGCCAATCATTTTTCATTCAAGCACAATGATTTAGAAGATTTAGAAAAGAAAATTTTACGCATACAAAAAAAGACGCATCGTCATGCGTCTCAAACCAATGAAAACCAAACTATTCTAGTTGTCGTGGAATCTGTCTATTCAATGGATGGAGATATTGCCCCTCTTCGACAGCTAGTGCAGATTTGTGAAAAGTATAATGCAAATTTAGTAGTAGATGAAGCTCATAGCACAGGAGTTTTTGGTAAAAATGGAAATGGTTTAGTTACAGAATTAGGGTTAGAAAAACGAGTTTTTGCTAGAATAAATACGTTTGGAAAAGGTTTTGGAACTCAAGGAGCTGTCATTTTGGGAAGTGAAACACTTATAAATTATCTCATAAATTTTGCTTTGCCTTTCATTTATACCACTGCGCCACCACTTTTTCAGTTAGTTTCTGTCAAAAAAGCAATGGATTTTCTTCAAATCTATCAAAAAAAAATAAATCAAAAATTACATCAAAATATAGAATTATTTGTTTATCAAAGCAAAAAGGTTTTGTATTCAGATTCAGATAATAGTTTTACTAACTCAAAAACGCCTATTCAGATTATTCCTATAAAGGGAAATGAAGAATGCCAAAAAGTAGCTTTAGAATTACAAAAAAAAGGCTTTGAAGTTCGTGCTATCAAATCTCCAACTGTAAAAAAAGGAGATGAGCGTTTACGAATTTGTTTGCATAGTTTTAATACAGAGGAGGAGATTATGAGATTGTTGGAGGTTTTACGTAGAACCAATGGTTCTATAAAACAATTGAGTTAA
- a CDS encoding tetratricopeptide repeat protein, which translates to MKLYEKIILGLFVVFIFIQLFDFTGATFLLVVSNLLLSLSYLIGGYWLLNDSEKENNTVSIVAGVVFGLALFFFWKKIMPDTNNYTLYFPVPNIIFCLLIAILLFIKRKEKVFVNKNKLILIRSFVITLFTAFFFYIPTDFIPYTSVIYYLNAPRKHLQHNLKVVEYNKKTETALKNEEYEKAIDYATKAEQNGRLWLDIPSNKILSDNGIVDTLFLQKYDLQKMNLIYDRLYRSYYNHAMNNSRTKEEELKNFKIAHQFLTIYNFQGGNWKEEEITSLTLIARTLSKLDRNEEALYTFKNAFSIAQSLGEKANQKVLYTYEAGGDYLSKIENYELSNQYYKPVIDGLLKDSLNNENRIELANLYKKTAINHQKSFNYQEALNNLNQSFFYLNDENNDIYWSALYHYGLVKGHFYKYKEADSILSKSLSLYGQDEKVYNGNIALCNYALHLVNIELSNYEKSENYIKKSLEIVEKETGKINAFYKSYLASYANLNVIKGNYQEAKNQYKECLVIHKKTKKNESIRANLLIELALIEIKLYNFDIAQEYIKQIESILEENENIDIYNFINNWAYLNYSINKLKKSEKLYNEVIEIDKKMNASNDMSTATASNGLALIHLEKKNYKLADTLFNDALKIHKDAFKDASHYSSATLYLNMARLYILQKNPIKADRHLKISLKMNEDLFDKNHLNFAEIYLVKADLALLNKDKKLQKDFLEKALSIFSKELEEDNIQIRSLKAKINSIVL; encoded by the coding sequence ATGAAATTATACGAAAAAATTATTCTAGGACTTTTTGTTGTATTTATCTTTATACAGCTTTTTGATTTTACAGGAGCTACATTTCTTCTTGTAGTTTCAAATTTATTATTGAGTTTATCTTATCTAATCGGAGGTTATTGGCTTTTAAACGATTCTGAAAAAGAAAATAATACAGTTTCAATAGTAGCAGGAGTAGTATTTGGATTAGCTTTATTCTTTTTCTGGAAAAAAATAATGCCTGATACTAATAACTATACCTTATATTTTCCTGTTCCAAACATTATATTTTGCTTATTAATCGCTATTTTATTATTTATAAAACGTAAAGAGAAAGTATTTGTAAATAAAAATAAACTAATTCTTATTCGTTCGTTTGTCATCACTCTTTTTACAGCATTTTTCTTTTATATTCCAACAGATTTTATTCCATATACTTCGGTTATATATTATCTCAATGCCCCTAGAAAACATTTACAACACAACTTGAAAGTAGTAGAATATAACAAAAAAACAGAAACTGCTTTAAAAAATGAAGAATACGAAAAAGCAATAGATTATGCTACCAAAGCAGAGCAAAATGGTAGATTGTGGCTTGATATTCCTAGTAACAAAATTCTTTCAGATAATGGAATAGTAGATACATTATTTCTACAAAAATACGACCTCCAAAAAATGAATCTTATCTATGATAGGTTGTATCGTTCCTATTACAACCATGCCATGAACAATAGTAGAACTAAAGAAGAGGAATTAAAAAACTTCAAAATAGCTCATCAATTTCTGACTATCTATAATTTTCAAGGTGGAAACTGGAAAGAGGAAGAAATAACTTCGCTAACTCTCATTGCAAGAACTCTTAGTAAACTAGACAGAAATGAAGAAGCTCTTTATACTTTTAAAAATGCTTTTAGTATTGCTCAATCTCTCGGAGAAAAAGCTAATCAGAAAGTTCTTTACACATATGAGGCAGGAGGAGATTACCTCTCTAAAATAGAAAATTATGAATTATCAAATCAATATTACAAACCTGTTATAGATGGTTTACTGAAAGATTCTTTGAATAATGAAAATAGAATTGAATTAGCCAATTTATATAAGAAAACAGCTATTAATCATCAAAAGTCCTTTAATTATCAAGAAGCTCTAAACAATCTCAATCAATCTTTTTTCTATTTGAATGATGAAAATAATGATATTTATTGGTCTGCTTTGTACCATTATGGACTTGTAAAGGGTCATTTCTACAAATACAAAGAAGCTGACTCTATTCTTTCTAAATCTTTATCTCTTTATGGGCAAGATGAAAAAGTGTATAATGGAAATATTGCTTTATGTAATTATGCTTTACATCTAGTAAATATTGAATTATCTAATTATGAAAAGTCAGAGAATTACATAAAAAAATCTTTAGAGATTGTTGAAAAGGAAACTGGAAAAATAAACGCTTTTTATAAATCCTATTTAGCTTCTTATGCAAACCTTAACGTAATCAAAGGAAACTATCAAGAAGCAAAAAATCAATATAAAGAGTGTTTGGTTATACATAAAAAAACAAAGAAAAATGAATCTATCAGAGCAAATTTACTTATAGAACTTGCTCTCATAGAAATAAAACTATATAATTTTGATATAGCGCAAGAGTATATCAAGCAAATAGAATCAATACTAGAAGAGAATGAGAATATAGATATATATAATTTTATAAATAACTGGGCTTACCTCAATTATTCTATAAACAAACTCAAAAAATCAGAAAAACTTTATAATGAAGTCATTGAAATAGATAAAAAAATGAATGCTTCCAATGATATGAGTACAGCAACAGCTTCAAATGGTTTAGCTCTTATACATTTGGAGAAAAAAAACTATAAACTAGCAGACACTCTTTTTAATGATGCTTTAAAAATCCATAAAGATGCTTTCAAAGATGCTTCTCATTATTCTTCAGCTACTTTATATCTGAACATGGCACGTTTATACATTCTTCAGAAAAATCCTATAAAAGCTGATAGGCATTTAAAAATTTCCTTAAAAATGAATGAAGATTTGTTTGATAAAAATCATTTGAATTTTGCTGAAATCTATTTAGTTAAGGCTGATTTAGCTCTGTTGAATAAAGACAAAAAATTACAAAAAGACTTTTTAGAGAAAGCATTATCTATTTTTTCAAAAGAATTAGAGGAAGACAACATACAAATCAGAAGCTTGAAAGCAAAGATTAACTCAATTGTTTTATAG